A genomic segment from Halomonas sp. TA22 encodes:
- a CDS encoding (2Fe-2S)-binding protein encodes MFQRLSLPDSTTSDEIAFSFEGRPLQARQGDTVAAALLASGVLTCRTTPISDSPRAPYCMMGVCFECLVEIDGVPNMQACQVQVRNGMQIRAQQGARRLA; translated from the coding sequence ATGTTCCAACGTCTATCCCTGCCTGATTCGACGACTTCAGACGAGATCGCTTTCAGCTTCGAGGGCCGCCCGCTGCAGGCACGCCAGGGCGATACCGTGGCAGCCGCCCTACTGGCTTCCGGCGTGCTGACATGTCGGACCACGCCGATCAGCGATTCACCCCGCGCACCCTACTGCATGATGGGAGTGTGCTTCGAGTGTCTGGTGGAAATCGATGGCGTTCCCAACATGCAGGCCTGCCAGGTTCAAGTGCGTAATGGTATGCAGATACGCGCCCAGCAGGGCGCGCGGAGGTTGGCATAA
- a CDS encoding NAD(P)/FAD-dependent oxidoreductase, producing MEIRDVVILGSGPAGMAAAVTAADYGITPLVIDEQPTPGGQIYRAIERTPLRERSLLGLDYWYGEALVKGLKDTRIDYRPATSVWQLTRQRELGLLQNEHADMLQARYVILATGAMERPFPIPGWTLPGVMTAGSGQILLKSSGVAPQAPLVLAGTGSLLLLLAAQFLRVGVPIAALLDTTPPGRYRQALPHFPGALRNSRTLVKGLGLLRELRRAGVRHVKHVTALRAEGEGKLQSVTWQCHGQGKGETLEASTLLLHQGVVPNTQITRALDCVHEWDTQQLAWRPRLDEWLRTDVEGIAVAGDGGGIVGARAAELQGRLAALGAVLSLGCIQPDQMVSEANRLRRRLARETAIRPFLDTLYQPTSQWRLPADDTLVCRCEEVNAGEIRHMAELGCRGPNQTKSFTRCGMGPCQGRMCGLTVSELLADANGQSVEETGYYRLRPPFKPITLGQLAGAVRKDECQRES from the coding sequence ATGGAAATCCGTGATGTAGTGATCTTGGGCAGTGGTCCCGCCGGCATGGCTGCTGCAGTCACCGCTGCGGACTACGGCATCACGCCGCTGGTCATCGACGAGCAGCCCACCCCCGGTGGCCAGATCTACCGTGCCATCGAACGCACGCCGCTGCGCGAGCGTTCACTTCTCGGCCTGGATTACTGGTACGGCGAAGCACTGGTGAAGGGGCTGAAAGACACACGCATCGATTACCGACCCGCGACCAGCGTCTGGCAATTGACGCGCCAGCGCGAGCTTGGCCTCCTGCAGAACGAACATGCCGACATGCTGCAGGCACGCTACGTGATTCTGGCCACCGGCGCCATGGAGCGCCCCTTCCCGATCCCCGGCTGGACGCTACCAGGTGTAATGACGGCAGGCAGCGGGCAGATACTGCTCAAGAGTTCGGGCGTGGCACCCCAAGCGCCACTGGTGCTCGCCGGAACGGGTTCCCTGCTGCTGCTGCTTGCCGCCCAGTTCCTGCGCGTTGGCGTACCCATAGCCGCGCTCCTGGACACGACGCCTCCAGGCCGTTATCGCCAAGCACTGCCGCACTTCCCCGGGGCGCTGCGTAACTCAAGAACCCTGGTCAAGGGGTTGGGCCTGCTACGTGAATTGCGCCGAGCCGGCGTGCGCCACGTCAAGCATGTCACTGCGCTACGTGCCGAGGGCGAGGGAAAGCTTCAGTCCGTCACTTGGCAGTGCCATGGCCAAGGAAAAGGGGAGACACTGGAGGCGTCTACCTTGCTGCTGCACCAGGGCGTGGTACCCAATACGCAAATCACCCGGGCGCTCGACTGCGTTCATGAGTGGGACACGCAGCAACTTGCCTGGCGTCCCCGGCTCGATGAGTGGCTGCGCACCGATGTCGAAGGCATTGCCGTGGCCGGTGATGGCGGCGGCATCGTCGGGGCTCGGGCCGCCGAGCTACAGGGTCGGCTGGCGGCCCTCGGAGCTGTACTCTCACTGGGGTGCATCCAGCCCGATCAGATGGTATCGGAAGCGAACAGGCTGCGTCGTCGCCTGGCACGGGAAACTGCCATTCGGCCCTTTCTCGATACGCTCTACCAACCGACATCCCAATGGCGGCTACCGGCTGACGATACCCTGGTGTGTCGCTGCGAGGAAGTCAACGCAGGTGAGATTCGTCACATGGCCGAGCTTGGCTGTCGTGGCCCCAACCAGACCAAATCTTTCACTCGCTGCGGCATGGGCCCCTGCCAAGGACGCATGTGCGGTCTGACCGTCAGTGAGCTGCTCGCCGATGCCAACGGCCAGAGCGTCGAGGAAACCGGCTACTATCGCCTGCGTCCACCTTTCAAGCCGATCACCTTGGGACAGTTGGCCGGGGCAGTGAGGAAGGATGAATGCCAGCGCGAATCGTGA
- a CDS encoding FAD-binding oxidoreductase: MPARIVIIGAGLHGCSAALYLSSRGYQVTVIDKTYAGRHASGVNAGGVRRLGRHPAEIPLSMAAWERWQNMARLVGDDCGFRPVGQIKVAENDADLAVLAERERQMRALGYRHERLIGRDALRQALPALAQHCPGGLACDGDGYANPYRTVTAWRRQAERCGARFHEGLEVTSLTPGNGWEVVAGERRFTADILVNCAGAWAGKLCEWLGEPVPLRAEAPMLMITERIAPFLVPVVGATSRPLSFKQFENGTVLIGGGVRGSVESDRQVAETRLGGLAENADTAASLFPFIERARIVRTWAGVEAVMPDQIPVLGRSAIHGTVIHAFGFSAHGFQLGPITGEIATDLVMEREPTLPIEALSIERFTKQNPPLPHDSGTGFTHA; this comes from the coding sequence ATGCCAGCGCGAATCGTGATCATCGGCGCTGGGCTGCATGGCTGCAGCGCCGCCCTGTATCTCAGCTCCCGTGGCTACCAGGTGACGGTGATCGACAAGACCTACGCCGGACGCCACGCCTCGGGAGTCAATGCCGGCGGCGTACGACGCCTGGGCCGGCACCCAGCGGAAATTCCTCTGTCGATGGCGGCTTGGGAGCGCTGGCAAAACATGGCACGCCTGGTCGGCGATGACTGTGGATTTCGCCCCGTGGGCCAGATCAAGGTCGCCGAGAACGATGCCGACCTGGCGGTTCTCGCCGAGCGCGAGCGCCAGATGCGTGCACTGGGCTACAGGCATGAACGCCTGATCGGCCGCGATGCGCTTCGCCAGGCTCTGCCGGCCCTTGCCCAGCATTGTCCAGGGGGGCTTGCCTGCGACGGCGATGGCTACGCCAACCCCTACCGTACGGTTACCGCTTGGCGCCGCCAGGCCGAGCGTTGCGGCGCTCGCTTTCATGAGGGCCTGGAAGTCACAAGCCTGACGCCTGGCAACGGCTGGGAGGTGGTGGCCGGCGAGAGGCGTTTCACCGCCGATATCCTGGTCAACTGTGCCGGCGCCTGGGCGGGGAAGCTATGCGAGTGGCTCGGCGAACCGGTACCACTGCGGGCCGAAGCACCGATGCTGATGATCACCGAACGTATCGCTCCCTTTCTCGTGCCAGTCGTTGGCGCCACCTCACGACCGCTCTCATTCAAACAGTTCGAGAACGGCACCGTGCTGATTGGCGGTGGCGTACGCGGCAGCGTCGAAAGCGACCGACAAGTCGCCGAAACGCGCCTGGGCGGCCTGGCCGAGAATGCCGATACCGCGGCCAGCTTGTTCCCGTTCATCGAACGGGCCCGCATCGTGCGTACCTGGGCCGGTGTAGAAGCCGTCATGCCCGACCAGATCCCTGTACTTGGCCGCAGCGCTATCCATGGCACCGTTATCCACGCCTTCGGCTTTTCTGCCCATGGCTTCCAGCTCGGCCCCATTACGGGGGAGATCGCAACCGATCTCGTCATGGAACGAGAGCCGACGCTACCCATCGAGGCCCTCTCCATCGAACGCTTCACCAAGCAGAACCCGCCGCTTCCCCATGATTCGGGAACAGGCTTCACCCATGCCTGA
- a CDS encoding RidA family protein yields the protein MIQRHIRTPIMHRAVEANGFVFFGGIIADDCTLDMAGQTRQVLEKLEGYLAESGTDKTRIVSATAYVSDLNLKQGMNEVWTAWFAPEHLPARATLGVADLGDNVLLELVVTAVK from the coding sequence ATGATTCAACGACATATCCGTACCCCCATCATGCATCGTGCCGTCGAGGCCAACGGCTTCGTCTTCTTCGGCGGCATAATCGCCGATGATTGCACGCTGGACATGGCCGGCCAGACGCGCCAGGTCCTGGAAAAGCTAGAGGGTTATCTCGCCGAGTCCGGAACCGACAAGACGCGTATCGTTTCAGCCACGGCATACGTCTCGGACCTGAACCTCAAGCAAGGCATGAACGAGGTATGGACGGCCTGGTTTGCCCCCGAGCACTTGCCGGCCCGGGCTACCCTGGGAGTGGCTGATCTCGGTGATAATGTGCTTCTGGAACTGGTAGTAACGGCAGTCAAATAA
- a CDS encoding phasin family protein — MSNATDQATKQFESMFFGPARAYAALSLDYTEKLMATQYEAFKAYTDVSMGQARAMLDIKDAEGLRTYVEGQQKVAKDLSERVKGDAEKVVAINQDFVQKGQKLAEENMKSASVTATKAAK; from the coding sequence ATGAGCAACGCAACAGATCAGGCAACCAAGCAATTCGAATCCATGTTCTTCGGCCCGGCACGTGCCTATGCCGCCCTGAGCCTGGACTACACCGAAAAGCTGATGGCCACCCAGTACGAGGCCTTCAAGGCTTACACCGATGTCAGCATGGGCCAGGCCCGCGCGATGCTCGACATCAAGGATGCCGAAGGCCTGCGCACTTACGTCGAAGGCCAGCAGAAAGTCGCCAAGGACCTGAGCGAGCGCGTCAAGGGCGATGCCGAGAAAGTGGTGGCGATCAACCAGGATTTCGTTCAGAAGGGTCAGAAGCTGGCCGAAGAGAACATGAAGTCCGCATCGGTTACCGCCACCAAGGCAGCCAAGTAA
- a CDS encoding ligand-gated channel protein: protein MSRFRPTTLAAAIAALASIQANAQNHLELDNVVVTAAGYAQSVQDAPASISVITREELQTGAYRDITDALRSVPGVIVTGGGAGDNGVDVSMRGMPAQYTLLLVDGRRQGSRESRPNGSAGFEQDWLPPLMAIERIEVIRGPMSTLYGSDAIGGVINIITRKVAEEWHGNVRLESTIQESSDSGNAHQSQIYVAGPLVPNLLGLHVYGQYNTRQEDDIINGYESRDFENLTARLTLTPLDNHDFAFEAGHQNTQRESHAGRSADEYSFNEHEREYAALTHNGRWGVATSTSYVQRESTINKERDIEITNTVANTNWVVPLGNHIVTAGANYIYEELDDSTTNRISDRTYVDHSQYSLFAENEWLMTDAFALTAGLRLDDDDNYGSHLSPRLYGVWNVAPMWTLKGGVSTGYRSPSLREITADWGATSRGGNIYGNPDLEPETSVNKELALLYHAPRGIDASLTVFHNDFKDKITRVACPIDICTAGPNQFGSDPTYRINVDEAVTQGAEVSLTAPLTNTLTFTSSYTYTDSEQKSGEYAGRPLTQLPKHQVVGKFDWRPNTRLNAWTSVTYRGEESQPITAPSSSTLVAPSYTIVDSGGAWRLTDSTQLLFGVYNLLDEDVNYDEYGYVEDGRRYWVGLNIDF from the coding sequence GTGTCACGTTTCCGTCCTACCACTCTGGCTGCAGCCATCGCGGCACTTGCTAGTATTCAAGCAAATGCCCAGAACCATCTGGAACTCGACAATGTGGTCGTCACCGCTGCAGGGTACGCCCAGAGCGTCCAGGACGCTCCCGCCTCGATCAGCGTGATTACTCGAGAAGAGTTGCAGACGGGAGCCTATCGCGATATCACCGATGCGCTGCGTAGTGTGCCGGGGGTGATCGTCACCGGTGGCGGCGCTGGCGATAACGGGGTCGATGTCAGCATGCGCGGCATGCCGGCGCAGTATACCTTGCTGCTGGTCGATGGCCGCCGCCAGGGCTCGCGGGAGTCACGGCCCAATGGTAGTGCAGGCTTCGAACAGGACTGGTTGCCACCATTGATGGCCATCGAGCGCATCGAGGTGATCCGTGGGCCGATGTCGACACTCTATGGCTCCGACGCCATCGGTGGGGTCATCAACATCATTACCCGCAAGGTCGCCGAGGAGTGGCACGGTAACGTGCGTCTGGAGAGCACCATCCAGGAGAGCAGTGATTCGGGCAATGCTCACCAGAGCCAGATCTACGTCGCCGGCCCGCTGGTGCCGAACCTCCTGGGTCTGCATGTCTATGGTCAGTACAACACCCGTCAGGAGGATGACATCATCAACGGCTACGAGAGCCGTGATTTCGAGAACCTGACGGCACGCCTCACACTGACCCCGCTCGACAACCATGATTTTGCCTTTGAGGCGGGGCACCAGAACACTCAGCGCGAATCCCATGCAGGTCGCTCGGCCGATGAGTACTCCTTCAATGAGCATGAACGCGAATATGCCGCGCTGACCCATAACGGCCGCTGGGGAGTGGCAACCTCCACCAGCTACGTACAGCGTGAGTCGACCATCAACAAGGAGCGCGATATCGAGATCACCAACACGGTGGCCAACACCAATTGGGTGGTACCGCTTGGCAACCATATCGTCACTGCTGGCGCTAACTACATCTATGAAGAGCTCGATGACTCGACCACGAACCGAATCTCCGATCGCACCTACGTCGACCACAGCCAGTACTCGCTGTTTGCCGAGAATGAATGGCTGATGACGGATGCCTTTGCGCTGACGGCGGGGTTGCGCCTGGACGATGACGACAACTACGGCAGCCACCTCAGTCCGCGCCTTTATGGCGTCTGGAACGTGGCGCCGATGTGGACCCTCAAGGGGGGCGTTTCAACCGGCTATCGCTCGCCGAGCCTGCGCGAAATCACTGCCGACTGGGGGGCGACGAGCCGCGGCGGCAATATCTATGGCAACCCCGATCTCGAGCCCGAGACCTCGGTCAACAAGGAGTTGGCGCTGCTCTATCATGCCCCGCGAGGCATCGATGCCAGCCTGACCGTGTTCCACAACGACTTCAAGGACAAGATCACCCGCGTGGCGTGTCCCATCGACATCTGTACCGCTGGTCCCAACCAGTTCGGTTCCGATCCCACCTACCGCATCAACGTCGACGAAGCGGTGACCCAGGGGGCGGAAGTGAGCCTAACCGCACCGTTGACCAATACCCTGACCTTTACCTCCAGCTACACCTATACCGACTCCGAGCAGAAGTCGGGCGAGTACGCCGGCCGGCCGCTGACCCAACTGCCCAAGCACCAGGTCGTCGGCAAGTTCGACTGGCGTCCCAATACGCGGCTCAATGCCTGGACGAGCGTGACTTACCGCGGCGAGGAGAGTCAGCCGATCACCGCGCCATCCTCCAGTACCCTGGTTGCGCCTTCCTATACCATCGTCGATTCCGGTGGCGCCTGGCGCCTGACCGATTCCACCCAGCTATTGTTCGGGGTCTACAACCTGCTCGACGAAGACGTGAACTACGACGAGTACGGCTACGTCGAAGATGGTCGCCGTTACTGGGTGGGACTGAATATCGACTTTTAA
- a CDS encoding ABC transporter ATP-binding protein yields MSASSGLEARELGLAYGRLSVIESLSLSLPQGKVTAIVGPNGCGKSTLLAGLARLHAPSRGSVLLDGQDIQRLPSRKLATRLALLPQETHAPEGLTVSELIRFGRQPHQGWLRQWSMEDQQVVTEALAAADLDELAERNLDALSGGQRQRAWIAMTIAQQTPLLLLDEPTSALDLGHQIEVFELIRRLASAGRTIVMVVHDLASACRYADNLVAMLDGAIIAEGPPRDIVTPELVRRLYGIECTLIPDPETGNPLLAGIRRSPPA; encoded by the coding sequence ATGAGCGCATCGTCCGGCCTCGAAGCCCGTGAATTGGGACTGGCCTATGGCCGCCTCTCGGTGATCGAGTCGTTGAGCCTCTCCCTGCCCCAGGGCAAGGTGACCGCGATCGTCGGGCCCAACGGCTGCGGCAAGTCCACGCTGCTGGCCGGCCTGGCGCGCCTGCATGCCCCGAGCCGCGGCAGCGTACTGCTCGACGGCCAGGACATCCAGCGTCTGCCGTCGCGCAAGCTGGCCACCCGTCTGGCGCTGCTCCCGCAAGAAACCCATGCTCCCGAAGGCTTGACCGTCAGCGAGCTGATCCGCTTCGGGCGCCAGCCCCATCAGGGTTGGTTGCGTCAGTGGTCGATGGAGGACCAGCAGGTGGTGACCGAGGCGCTGGCCGCCGCCGATCTCGACGAACTCGCCGAGCGCAACCTGGATGCGCTCTCCGGCGGGCAGCGTCAGCGCGCCTGGATCGCCATGACCATCGCCCAGCAGACCCCGCTACTGCTGCTCGACGAGCCCACCTCGGCGCTGGATCTGGGCCACCAGATCGAAGTCTTCGAATTGATTCGCCGCCTGGCGTCCGCCGGACGCACGATAGTCATGGTCGTCCATGACCTGGCAAGTGCCTGCCGTTACGCCGACAACTTGGTGGCCATGCTCGACGGAGCCATCATTGCCGAAGGCCCGCCGCGTGACATCGTGACTCCTGAGCTGGTACGCCGCCTCTACGGCATCGAGTGCACCTTGATCCCCGACCCGGAGACGGGCAACCCGCTACTTGCCGGAATTCGGCGCTCGCCTCCTGCCTGA
- a CDS encoding iron chelate uptake ABC transporter family permease subunit yields the protein MFPPSGQPMTLSTPAPEEVRAPNGTWRIAWDHDNSLLIDRRAFTANALLLAALLLASLAYLSLGSMRLSPAELWAVLAGRGDMMASFMVLDLRLPRLAVACMTGAAFALAGCLMQTLARNRLATPGIIGIDNGATAFAVASVVGIGVSIAPPAMALAGAVTATALTFGLVGGGGVRGYRFIVAGIGVGAVFGALTQLLLARVSIDVANAAYPWTVGTLNARPQSAVTTLAVGLPLGLMAALWLARALSVMRFSESVAQGLGQPVNRRRHQALILSVVLTALAVAVAGPVGMVGLIGPEIARYLSSTRGVPIVASALAGALVMVLSDLVGRTLFAPIEIPVGIVTAVVGGPYLLWILLRTRSLA from the coding sequence ATGTTTCCACCATCCGGCCAGCCCATGACGCTTTCGACTCCCGCCCCCGAGGAGGTGCGGGCACCCAACGGTACCTGGCGCATCGCCTGGGACCATGACAACAGTCTGCTGATCGACCGCCGTGCCTTCACCGCCAACGCGTTGCTGCTCGCGGCGTTGTTGCTGGCCTCCCTGGCCTACCTGAGCCTGGGCAGCATGCGCTTGTCGCCTGCGGAACTCTGGGCCGTACTGGCCGGACGCGGAGACATGATGGCCTCGTTCATGGTGCTCGACCTGCGCCTGCCGCGGCTGGCGGTGGCCTGCATGACCGGCGCCGCTTTCGCACTGGCGGGGTGCCTGATGCAGACGCTGGCCCGCAATCGCCTGGCCACGCCCGGCATCATCGGTATCGACAACGGCGCCACGGCGTTCGCCGTGGCCTCGGTGGTGGGGATCGGCGTGAGCATAGCGCCGCCGGCCATGGCGCTGGCCGGGGCGGTCACCGCCACGGCGCTCACCTTCGGCCTGGTCGGCGGCGGCGGGGTACGCGGCTATCGCTTCATCGTCGCCGGTATCGGCGTCGGGGCGGTATTCGGCGCCTTGACGCAACTGTTGCTGGCGCGGGTCTCCATCGACGTGGCCAATGCCGCCTATCCCTGGACGGTGGGCACCCTCAATGCACGCCCGCAAAGCGCGGTGACGACGCTGGCCGTGGGGCTCCCGCTCGGGCTCATGGCCGCCCTGTGGCTGGCCCGCGCTCTCTCGGTGATGCGCTTCTCCGAATCGGTGGCCCAGGGCTTGGGGCAGCCGGTCAACCGGCGCCGCCATCAGGCGCTGATCCTGTCGGTCGTGTTGACGGCCCTGGCGGTGGCGGTGGCCGGCCCGGTCGGCATGGTCGGGCTGATTGGCCCGGAGATCGCCCGCTACCTCTCGTCCACGCGCGGTGTGCCGATCGTCGCCTCGGCGCTGGCCGGGGCGCTGGTCATGGTGCTTTCCGATCTCGTCGGGCGCACCCTGTTCGCGCCCATCGAGATCCCGGTGGGCATCGTCACGGCGGTAGTCGGCGGGCCTTACCTGCTATGGATTCTGTTACGCACGAGGAGCCTCGCATGA
- a CDS encoding iron ABC transporter permease, translating into MQVKLAAAGAPPRLMQTWLMLAGLLILVCLASLLFGAGEVGPLRGLHTLLGEGDEEARFVLSSLRGPRALIGLAVGMALGVAGALLQAVARNPLAEPGLLGVSAGAAFAVALVLVLGASATTLRVGVAQLGALVGCLCVLGVARLRGVGGDPVRLVLAGAAFSGLLGALTSLLLLYDQRAADEIRFWVVGSLSGRRLEDLVVVAPSLIVAGAITLLIARPLASLALGERVATGLGHRPWLVRLLVIVAVALMVGAATALAGPIAFVGLVVPYAARALAGPDIRRTLWFCLPLGPLMVILADIVSRLLVAPSELPLGVLTAMCGAPVLVAVVRARRLPTL; encoded by the coding sequence ATGCAGGTCAAACTAGCCGCGGCAGGGGCCCCGCCGCGCTTGATGCAGACATGGCTGATGCTGGCCGGGCTACTGATACTGGTATGCCTGGCCAGCTTGCTATTCGGCGCCGGGGAGGTGGGGCCGCTGCGCGGCCTCCACACGCTGCTGGGGGAGGGCGATGAAGAGGCGCGCTTCGTGCTCTCGTCGCTGCGCGGACCGCGGGCGTTGATCGGACTGGCCGTAGGCATGGCGCTGGGTGTGGCGGGGGCCTTGTTGCAGGCGGTGGCGCGCAATCCTCTGGCGGAACCGGGCCTGCTCGGTGTCAGTGCCGGGGCGGCCTTCGCCGTGGCGCTGGTGCTGGTGCTGGGTGCCAGCGCTACCACCCTGCGGGTGGGGGTGGCCCAGCTCGGCGCCCTGGTGGGCTGTCTCTGCGTGCTGGGCGTGGCCCGGTTGCGCGGAGTGGGCGGCGACCCGGTGCGCTTGGTGCTGGCCGGGGCGGCCTTTTCCGGGCTGCTCGGTGCCCTGACCTCGCTGCTGCTGCTCTACGATCAGCGCGCCGCCGACGAGATTCGCTTCTGGGTGGTGGGCAGCCTCTCCGGGAGGCGCCTGGAGGATCTGGTCGTCGTCGCGCCCAGTCTGATCGTCGCGGGGGCGATCACGCTGCTGATCGCCCGGCCGCTGGCGTCGCTGGCGCTGGGCGAACGGGTCGCCACCGGGCTGGGGCACCGTCCCTGGCTGGTGCGCCTGCTGGTGATCGTCGCGGTGGCCCTGATGGTGGGGGCGGCCACCGCCCTGGCCGGCCCCATCGCCTTCGTCGGCCTGGTGGTGCCCTACGCCGCGCGGGCGCTGGCGGGGCCGGACATTCGCCGCACCCTGTGGTTCTGCCTGCCGCTGGGACCGCTGATGGTGATCCTTGCCGATATCGTCTCGCGACTGCTCGTCGCCCCCTCGGAGCTGCCGCTGGGCGTGCTCACCGCCATGTGCGGCGCTCCGGTGCTGGTGGCCGTAGTGCGTGCACGCCGCCTGCCGACACTGTAG
- a CDS encoding iron-siderophore ABC transporter substrate-binding protein, with translation MPTRLYGIHQRTLRLSCLWGAALLMVALSIAPAMARMLETAYGNVEIEGQPERVVTLYEGALDASIALGVTPLGAVATRGGEHVATYIADEVSDISIVGTARETNLEAVVALQPDMILASPLLPQEQYQLLSRIAPVVVPPSGGFTADSWREELRVFTQALGRDEAEAEALIEHVDQRAAELAARLGDEPPTAALVRWMPQGPMVMNEDLFGTGFIAAAGFEVTDAGLVRKGVPHSDPLSLENLSRIDQDWMFLATLNQEGEEALEAARTSPAFQRLSVVGNDRVVPVDGQLFSSAMGPLAAQAILDVLEGVIDTIEERDAVN, from the coding sequence ATGCCGACCCGTCTATACGGAATTCATCAACGTACGCTTCGTCTCAGCTGCCTGTGGGGCGCTGCGTTGCTCATGGTTGCCCTGAGCATTGCCCCGGCAATGGCCAGAATGCTGGAAACCGCTTACGGTAACGTTGAGATCGAGGGCCAGCCGGAGCGGGTGGTCACGCTCTACGAGGGTGCGCTGGATGCCTCCATCGCCCTGGGTGTCACCCCGCTGGGCGCGGTGGCGACTCGTGGCGGTGAGCATGTCGCCACCTATATCGCCGATGAGGTATCGGATATCTCCATCGTCGGCACCGCCCGGGAAACCAACCTGGAAGCGGTGGTCGCCCTGCAGCCGGACATGATCCTCGCCTCGCCGCTGCTGCCCCAGGAGCAGTACCAGCTACTTTCGCGGATCGCGCCGGTCGTGGTGCCGCCCAGCGGCGGCTTCACCGCCGATAGCTGGCGCGAGGAACTGCGCGTCTTCACCCAGGCGCTGGGCCGGGACGAGGCGGAAGCGGAAGCTCTGATTGAGCACGTGGACCAGCGCGCCGCCGAGCTCGCCGCGCGCCTTGGCGACGAGCCGCCCACTGCCGCCCTGGTACGCTGGATGCCGCAGGGTCCGATGGTGATGAACGAAGACCTGTTCGGCACCGGCTTCATTGCCGCTGCCGGCTTCGAGGTGACCGATGCCGGCCTGGTGCGTAAGGGCGTGCCGCACAGCGATCCGCTGAGTCTGGAGAACCTCTCCCGGATCGATCAGGACTGGATGTTCCTCGCCACTCTGAATCAGGAGGGCGAGGAGGCTCTGGAGGCGGCACGCACCTCGCCGGCCTTCCAGCGCCTCTCGGTGGTCGGGAACGACCGGGTGGTGCCGGTGGACGGGCAGCTCTTCTCCAGCGCCATGGGGCCGCTGGCGGCACAGGCCATTCTCGATGTGCTGGAAGGCGTGATCGACACGATAGAAGAACGGGATGCCGTGAATTGA
- a CDS encoding LysR family transcriptional regulator, translating into MHDLDELAAFVAVMESGSLTQSARTLGVAKSTLSRRINQLESRLSQPLLRRQANRLIPTEAGTLFHAYSQQILRLAEQAQQALEALREEVSGELIVYTHEGFARGWLASQMEAFAERYPGIRLTLRTQLSPPQRPEDAPLCLWLGPPPECGLRQENLGIMRRGLYAHPAYLARYGTPTHPRQLADHAWVDLIREGEDGVFLQHADEGEYHLIPPRTWLSVDQHALHIDAIARGKGIGIMPHWMAQQRLKHHPDTLTRCLEAWHPAPLPVTLLYAFGRQPCKVSTLLKHLRQSIPDAWRVEYSEMLAQSNTHLLEH; encoded by the coding sequence ATGCACGATCTCGACGAATTAGCTGCTTTCGTAGCGGTAATGGAATCTGGCAGCCTGACCCAGAGTGCTCGTACGCTAGGCGTCGCGAAATCCACCTTGAGCCGGCGCATCAATCAGCTCGAGAGCCGGTTGTCGCAGCCGTTGTTGCGCCGTCAGGCCAACCGGCTCATCCCCACCGAAGCGGGCACTCTGTTTCACGCCTACAGCCAGCAGATTCTACGTCTGGCGGAGCAGGCGCAGCAGGCACTTGAAGCGTTGCGGGAGGAGGTCAGTGGTGAACTGATCGTATATACCCACGAGGGCTTTGCCAGAGGGTGGCTCGCCAGCCAGATGGAAGCCTTTGCCGAGCGTTATCCGGGCATACGCCTGACGCTGCGCACCCAGTTGTCGCCTCCCCAGCGCCCGGAGGATGCACCTCTGTGCCTCTGGCTGGGACCGCCTCCCGAATGCGGGCTGCGCCAGGAGAACCTGGGCATCATGAGACGTGGACTCTATGCCCACCCCGCCTACCTGGCGCGTTACGGCACCCCTACCCACCCCCGCCAACTGGCCGACCATGCCTGGGTCGACCTGATAAGAGAGGGGGAAGACGGCGTGTTCCTGCAGCATGCCGATGAGGGCGAGTACCACCTTATCCCTCCCCGTACATGGCTGAGCGTCGACCAGCATGCACTGCATATCGACGCTATCGCACGCGGCAAGGGGATTGGCATCATGCCGCACTGGATGGCCCAGCAGCGCTTGAAGCATCACCCCGACACGCTGACGCGCTGCCTGGAGGCATGGCATCCAGCGCCACTACCCGTCACACTGCTCTACGCCTTCGGCAGGCAACCCTGCAAGGTCTCCACCCTGCTCAAGCATCTGCGCCAGTCGATACCCGATGCGTGGCGCGTCGAGTACAGCGAGATGCTTGCCCAGAGCAATACCCACCTTTTGGAACATTGA